One genomic window of Comamonas serinivorans includes the following:
- a CDS encoding DUF2339 domain-containing protein, with translation MVELLALVGVAVLWVLVRRLTTRVRQLEESLRLLQQAQAWTALQDPAEAASPAASAAAWGVTAAPPSPSAATASGTPATAVPVGAAADAAPAWGLTGPVPGPEAIPRPDVAPASRGAARPPVAPPADELFDWDGPAASPDPAEAAEPSVLARAGLAIKAWFSTGNVPVKVGMLVLLAGVAALLRYASGQGWVNVPIAWRLVGVSALALGGLALGWRQRASRPVFAQALQGGSLGMVLLVVFAAFKLYGLLGAGVALGLSALLIGAVAVMAVRQNALSLAMLSVATGFLAPIWLSSGSGNHVALFSYYALLNAGIFAMAWQRAWRWLNLMGFAFTWGIGTLWGVLQYTPAKFASTEPFLVLFFAFYLALPVLFARRATAREGDRLDACLLFGTPLIAFALQAVLLEGKRLPLALCAVAVAALYGVLAKALWGRPRHADLARVHAVLGVAFATLAVPLAFSSSVTGCVFALEGAGLIWLGLTQGRRGPQAGGAGLQLLAAVAVLDALSQPALASTPVFNAGFMSLLLLALAGLTSAWLYRRASGLQAAATARRDRGASPAAQDAAPTWAAAVAYGWGLAWWLLMGLREIERFVAADGLWPASLVWLGATGWLAAEVHARRPAAALRWTSLAAVLAAYPLALAQGTPLWGWPVIAWLVAAALTLRSLACLGPSPADTTSAAADRQVAAAQLAWAWLPPTLVCLSLPRWFSAAPGDWPLVLFALPWLAAAALALWRWSWLGWPQAGRLPGWRHVYLGGTFALLAVWWWLALGSAGDTLPWPWVPVLNPLDLAQLAVLALLGCWWGRADAPEPLARWRAGGLAGAACVLITVVTLRGTHHWGHEPWSLQLLGSSLAQSCLTVLWSVLGVGGWVLGSRRGHRVLWLAGAVLMGVVLLKLLLIDRQNLGDLLGIGAFIAYGLLCTAVGWLAPAPPKAASADDAGEEPGRAQAAPGGPG, from the coding sequence ATGGTGGAGTTGTTGGCACTGGTCGGTGTCGCGGTGCTGTGGGTGCTGGTGCGCCGGCTCACGACGCGCGTGCGCCAGCTGGAAGAATCGCTGCGCCTCCTGCAGCAGGCCCAGGCCTGGACCGCGCTGCAGGACCCGGCGGAGGCGGCGTCGCCAGCTGCATCGGCTGCGGCATGGGGCGTGACCGCGGCGCCGCCGTCGCCCAGCGCGGCCACAGCTTCCGGGACACCCGCGACGGCGGTGCCGGTGGGTGCAGCGGCCGACGCCGCGCCTGCCTGGGGCCTGACAGGACCTGTTCCTGGTCCAGAGGCCATCCCGAGGCCTGACGTTGCGCCCGCCAGCCGCGGCGCTGCGCGCCCGCCTGTCGCGCCGCCGGCCGACGAGTTGTTCGACTGGGACGGCCCTGCGGCCAGCCCCGACCCCGCAGAAGCCGCCGAGCCCAGCGTGCTGGCCCGCGCGGGCCTGGCGATCAAGGCCTGGTTCTCGACCGGCAACGTGCCCGTCAAGGTGGGCATGCTGGTGCTGCTGGCCGGTGTGGCGGCCCTGCTGCGCTACGCCAGCGGCCAGGGCTGGGTGAACGTGCCGATCGCCTGGCGGCTGGTGGGCGTCAGCGCGCTGGCGTTGGGCGGCCTGGCCCTGGGCTGGCGCCAGCGCGCCAGCCGGCCCGTGTTTGCCCAGGCGCTGCAGGGCGGGTCGCTGGGCATGGTCCTGCTGGTGGTGTTCGCGGCCTTCAAGCTGTATGGCCTGCTGGGGGCCGGTGTCGCGCTGGGCCTGTCGGCTCTCCTCATCGGGGCGGTGGCGGTCATGGCGGTGCGACAGAACGCGCTGAGCCTGGCCATGCTCAGCGTGGCGACCGGGTTCCTCGCGCCCATCTGGCTGTCCAGCGGCAGTGGCAACCACGTGGCGCTGTTCTCGTACTACGCGCTGCTCAACGCGGGCATTTTCGCCATGGCCTGGCAGCGCGCCTGGCGCTGGCTCAACCTGATGGGCTTTGCCTTCACCTGGGGCATCGGCACGCTCTGGGGCGTGCTGCAGTACACGCCGGCCAAGTTCGCCAGCACCGAGCCCTTCCTGGTGCTGTTCTTTGCTTTTTACCTGGCGCTGCCCGTGCTGTTCGCACGCCGGGCCACGGCGCGTGAGGGCGACCGGCTCGACGCCTGCCTGCTGTTCGGCACGCCGCTGATCGCCTTTGCCCTGCAGGCGGTGCTGCTCGAGGGCAAACGCCTGCCGCTCGCGCTGTGCGCGGTGGCCGTGGCGGCCCTCTACGGCGTGCTGGCCAAGGCCCTGTGGGGTCGGCCGCGCCACGCGGACCTGGCCCGGGTGCATGCCGTGCTGGGCGTCGCCTTTGCCACGCTGGCGGTGCCGCTGGCGTTCTCGTCCAGCGTCACGGGCTGCGTGTTCGCGCTGGAGGGCGCGGGCCTCATCTGGCTGGGCCTGACGCAGGGGCGCAGGGGGCCGCAGGCCGGGGGCGCCGGGCTGCAGCTGCTGGCCGCCGTGGCGGTGCTGGATGCGCTGAGCCAGCCCGCGCTCGCGTCCACGCCGGTGTTCAACGCCGGCTTCATGAGCTTGCTGTTGCTGGCGCTGGCTGGGTTGACCAGCGCGTGGCTGTACCGCAGGGCCTCGGGCCTGCAAGCTGCAGCCACAGCCCGTCGCGACCGCGGGGCGAGCCCCGCCGCGCAGGACGCAGCGCCCACCTGGGCGGCCGCGGTCGCCTATGGCTGGGGTCTGGCGTGGTGGCTGCTGATGGGCCTGCGCGAGATCGAGCGGTTTGTGGCTGCCGACGGGCTGTGGCCCGCCAGCCTGGTGTGGCTGGGTGCCACCGGCTGGCTGGCGGCCGAGGTGCACGCGCGCCGGCCGGCCGCAGCCCTGCGCTGGACCAGCCTGGCGGCCGTGCTGGCGGCCTACCCGCTGGCCCTGGCCCAAGGCACGCCGTTGTGGGGCTGGCCCGTGATCGCCTGGCTGGTTGCTGCGGCGCTGACCCTGCGCAGCCTGGCCTGCCTGGGCCCAAGTCCCGCCGACACGACATCGGCTGCCGCCGATCGGCAGGTGGCTGCAGCCCAGCTGGCCTGGGCCTGGTTGCCGCCCACCCTGGTGTGCCTGTCGCTGCCGCGCTGGTTTTCCGCCGCCCCGGGCGACTGGCCGCTGGTGCTGTTCGCGCTGCCCTGGCTGGCGGCTGCGGCGCTCGCGCTCTGGCGCTGGTCGTGGCTCGGCTGGCCCCAGGCTGGGCGACTGCCGGGCTGGCGCCATGTCTACCTGGGCGGCACCTTCGCGCTGCTGGCCGTGTGGTGGTGGCTGGCCCTGGGCAGCGCGGGCGACACACTGCCCTGGCCCTGGGTGCCGGTGCTCAACCCGCTGGACCTGGCGCAGCTGGCCGTGTTGGCGTTGCTGGGATGCTGGTGGGGGCGCGCCGACGCACCCGAGCCCCTGGCTCGTTGGCGCGCAGGCGGCCTGGCCGGCGCGGCCTGTGTGCTGATCACGGTGGTGACGCTGCGGGGCACGCACCACTGGGGCCACGAGCCCTGGTCGCTGCAGCTGCTGGGCAGCAGCCTGGCGCAGTCGTGCCTGACGGTGCTGTGGAGCGTGCTGGGCGTGGGCGGCTGGGTGCTGGGCTCGCGCCGTGGCCACCGCGTGCTGTGGCTGGCGGGCGCCGTGCTCATGGGCGTGGTGCTGCTCAAGCTGCTGCTGATCGATCGGCAGAACCTGGGCGACCTGCTGGGCATCGGTGCCTTCATCGCTTACGGCTTGCTGTGCACGGCCGTGGGCTGGCTGGCGCCGGCGCCGCCCAAGGCCGCATCGGCAGACGACGCAGGCGAGGAGCCCGGGCGCGCGCAGGCGGCGCCCGGCGGCCCTGGCTGA
- a CDS encoding ABC transporter ATP-binding protein, with translation MALLDVRALSTQIQTRAGPVTVVDGVSFSVDRGQTLALVGESGSGKSVTALSLLRLLDPLVQPRITGQVLLDGQDVLAMPRHRLRALRGNQIAMIFQEPLSALNPVLRVGEQVAEAVRLHHDVGHREGWLRAIELLDRVHIAQAAARARDYPHQLSGGMRQRVMIAMALACKPKLLIADEPTTALDVNTQAQILDLLRELQAQDGLALLLISHDLGVVADMADRVAVMYAGRVVEYADAGVLFQSPAHPYSRGLLDSVALDGVPPQQPLPEIPGVVPLLSELPPGCAFAPRCTRATAECERQVPALQNHGRGDAGLQAAACLHPLPRAETPSEPALPASQLAAPRLRRMAELVQEAA, from the coding sequence ATGGCTTTGCTTGACGTGCGCGCCCTGAGCACGCAGATCCAGACCCGCGCCGGCCCCGTCACGGTGGTCGATGGCGTGTCCTTCTCGGTCGACCGCGGCCAGACGCTGGCCCTGGTCGGCGAAAGCGGCAGCGGCAAATCGGTGACGGCGCTGAGCCTGCTGCGGCTGCTCGACCCGTTGGTGCAGCCCCGCATCACGGGCCAGGTGCTGCTGGACGGCCAGGACGTGCTGGCCATGCCGCGCCACCGGCTGCGCGCCCTGCGCGGCAACCAGATCGCCATGATCTTCCAGGAGCCGCTGTCGGCCCTCAACCCGGTGCTGCGCGTGGGCGAGCAGGTGGCCGAAGCCGTTCGCCTGCACCACGACGTCGGCCACCGCGAGGGCTGGCTGCGCGCGATCGAGCTGCTCGACCGCGTGCACATCGCTCAGGCCGCGGCGCGGGCCCGCGACTACCCGCACCAGCTGTCGGGCGGCATGCGCCAGCGCGTGATGATCGCCATGGCGCTGGCCTGCAAGCCCAAGCTGCTGATCGCCGATGAACCGACGACGGCGCTGGACGTGAACACCCAGGCCCAGATCCTGGACCTGCTGCGCGAGCTGCAGGCGCAGGATGGCCTGGCCCTGCTGCTCATCAGCCACGACCTGGGCGTGGTGGCCGACATGGCCGATCGCGTGGCCGTGATGTATGCGGGCCGGGTGGTTGAGTATGCGGATGCTGGCGTTTTGTTCCAATCGCCAGCCCATCCATACTCCAGAGGTCTGCTGGATTCGGTGGCGCTTGACGGCGTGCCCCCGCAGCAGCCGCTGCCCGAGATTCCCGGTGTCGTGCCGCTGCTGAGCGAGTTGCCGCCCGGCTGCGCGTTCGCGCCCCGCTGCACGCGCGCCACGGCCGAGTGCGAACGGCAGGTGCCGGCCCTGCAGAACCACGGCCGTGGGGACGCGGGCCTGCAGGCGGCTGCCTGTCTGCACCCTTTGCCACGGGCGGAGACCCCTTCGGAACCGGCCTTGCCGGCCAGCCAGCTGGCCGCGCCGCGCCTGCGGCGCATGGCCGAACTCGTGCAGGAGGCGGCATGA
- a CDS encoding ABC transporter permease translates to MTRSVGGRAASRIRAAWAGWRHSSWSLQLGSLLLLLVAAVAGLGPLLFPGDPWAMAGPPMLWPGDDPAFPLGTDIMGRDLATGLVSGAKVSLLVGAVSTLMASVVGVLVGALAGFHGGLVDRVLMRVVELFQIVPHFVLAVVLVAVFEPSVTTAIVAIAVVSWPATARLVRSEFLSLREREFVLAARTLGMGDLRLIATQLLPNALPPVLVVALLSVATAILTEASLAFLGLGDPNVMSWGTLIGAGREQIVDAWYVCALPGAAIVVTVLAINLVGEGLTDRFNPRLSRR, encoded by the coding sequence TTGACGCGCTCTGTGGGCGGTCGCGCCGCCAGCCGCATCCGCGCTGCCTGGGCGGGCTGGCGGCACAGCAGCTGGAGCCTCCAGCTCGGCAGCCTGCTGTTGCTGCTGGTGGCGGCCGTGGCTGGCCTGGGGCCGTTGCTGTTTCCGGGCGACCCCTGGGCCATGGCCGGGCCGCCCATGCTGTGGCCGGGCGATGACCCCGCGTTTCCGCTGGGCACCGACATCATGGGACGCGACCTGGCCACCGGGCTGGTGTCCGGCGCCAAGGTGTCGCTGCTGGTGGGGGCCGTCAGCACGCTGATGGCCAGCGTGGTCGGGGTGCTGGTCGGCGCGCTGGCCGGCTTCCATGGTGGCCTGGTCGATCGCGTGCTCATGCGCGTGGTCGAGCTGTTTCAGATCGTGCCGCATTTCGTGCTCGCCGTCGTGCTGGTGGCGGTGTTCGAGCCCTCGGTCACCACCGCCATCGTGGCCATTGCCGTGGTGTCGTGGCCGGCCACGGCCCGGCTGGTGCGCAGCGAATTCCTGAGCCTGCGCGAACGCGAATTCGTGCTGGCCGCCCGCACGCTGGGCATGGGCGACCTGCGGCTGATCGCCACGCAGCTGTTGCCCAACGCCTTGCCGCCCGTGCTGGTGGTGGCGCTGCTGTCGGTCGCCACGGCAATCCTGACCGAGGCGTCGCTGGCCTTTCTGGGCCTGGGCGACCCCAACGTGATGAGCTGGGGCACGCTGATCGGCGCCGGCCGCGAGCAGATCGTGGACGCCTGGTACGTGTGCGCCTTGCCGGGCGCGGCCATCGTGGTCACCGTGCTGGCCATCAACCTGGTCGGCGAAGGCCTGACCGACCGCTTCAACCCACGCCTGAGCCGGAGGTGA
- a CDS encoding ABC transporter permease — protein MSEVLDLPREPLAGVPGAPARPADGAPRALPAVLGTALRRAAPRVLSLLLVVLGIAVLNFFILQLAPGDVVDVLAGEAGGASPEYMALLRERFGLDAPWHVQLLNYLGQLLTLDLGFSFRHNMPVVDLVAARLPATLLLMLSALGLALVLGVLLGVSAARKPGGAWDATLSVVGLVSYALPTFWLGLMAIVLFAGHLGWLPSSGMVDLSADHSGWDHVRDVAAHTVLPASVLATFYIAVYARLVRAAMVELQGADFVRTARAKGASDARARWRHAFRNALLPLVTMVGFQTASLLSGAVLVESVFDWPGLGRLTFESIQARDFNLLLSILFLSSLLVVAVNLVVDLLYGWLDPRVRVEGDA, from the coding sequence ATGAGCGAGGTGCTGGACCTTCCGCGCGAACCCCTGGCCGGGGTGCCGGGTGCGCCGGCGCGCCCGGCCGACGGGGCGCCGCGCGCGCTGCCGGCGGTGCTGGGCACCGCGCTGCGGCGTGCGGCACCGCGCGTGCTCTCGCTGCTGCTGGTGGTGCTGGGCATTGCGGTGCTCAACTTCTTCATCCTGCAGCTGGCCCCGGGCGACGTGGTGGATGTGCTGGCCGGCGAGGCCGGCGGTGCCAGCCCCGAATACATGGCCCTGCTGCGCGAGCGCTTCGGCCTGGATGCGCCCTGGCACGTGCAGCTGCTGAACTACCTGGGCCAGCTGCTGACGCTGGACCTGGGCTTTTCGTTCCGCCACAACATGCCCGTGGTCGACCTGGTGGCCGCACGCCTGCCGGCCACCTTGCTGCTGATGCTGTCGGCCCTGGGCCTGGCGCTGGTGCTCGGGGTCCTGCTCGGCGTGTCGGCGGCGCGCAAGCCCGGCGGCGCCTGGGATGCCACCTTGTCCGTGGTGGGGCTGGTGTCGTACGCCTTGCCCACCTTCTGGCTCGGCCTCATGGCCATCGTGCTGTTTGCCGGCCACCTGGGCTGGCTGCCGTCCAGCGGCATGGTCGACCTGTCGGCCGACCACAGCGGCTGGGACCACGTGCGCGACGTGGCCGCGCACACCGTGCTGCCGGCCTCGGTGTTGGCCACCTTCTACATCGCCGTGTACGCCCGCCTGGTGCGCGCCGCCATGGTCGAGCTGCAGGGTGCCGATTTCGTGCGCACGGCCCGCGCCAAGGGCGCCAGCGACGCGCGCGCGCGCTGGCGCCACGCCTTCCGCAACGCCTTGCTGCCGCTGGTCACCATGGTCGGCTTCCAGACCGCGTCGCTGCTCAGCGGCGCCGTCCTGGTCGAGTCGGTGTTCGACTGGCCCGGCCTGGGCCGGCTGACGTTCGAGTCCATCCAGGCGCGTGATTTCAACCTGCTGCTCAGCATCCTGTTCCTCAGCTCGCTGCTGGTGGTGGCCGTCAACCTGGTGGTGGATCTGCTCTATGGCTGGCTGGACCCGCGCGTGCGGGTCGAGGGGGATGCATGA
- a CDS encoding ABC transporter substrate-binding protein — protein MLFTRRHLLAALSSTSALGLSIAPLATAAAATPASAASPHFGGVLNVAVSPEPTLLTSAFITTMNIGQVSSKVLEGLVAYDLDLKPVPALATSWATAPDGKTITFNLRKGVKWHDGKDFTAADVAFTLKEVWQKLHPFGRAAFANVQEVLTPDAHTVVLKLSAPAPYLLNYANTYGAQILPKHLYEGKDVLTHPANNAPIGTGPFVFKEWVKGSHVRLERNPQYWGKDAQGKQLPYLDGIVFRFLPDPAARAVALQAGELDVALGSSIPVTSLANFKDPKRYTINLDDGRYLSTIFLTQFNVRRPQLQDKRVRQAFAHAIDRNALLKVVYLGYGKAATGPIPSSVVQYYTPNTPQYAFDLKKAGELLDAAGLKKDAKGVRLKVNLDYDTGSNRAAEFIKQSLARVGVQVNLRTGDTATFLRRIFTEQDYDLMVSSLHRLPDPTLGVQRLFWTKNIVKAPWTNGSGYSNPKLDQIMEAAAVEADAAKRTQLIHEWQRIAQEDLPLIDLIEPTWVTVSTARFHTTMRQGDGLFASYADAWLQPKTP, from the coding sequence ATGCTGTTCACCCGTCGCCACCTGCTGGCCGCCCTGTCTTCCACGTCCGCACTGGGCCTGTCCATTGCGCCCCTGGCCACCGCGGCCGCGGCAACCCCGGCGTCTGCCGCCAGCCCGCACTTCGGGGGTGTGCTCAACGTGGCCGTGTCGCCCGAGCCCACCCTGCTGACCTCGGCCTTCATCACCACGATGAACATCGGCCAGGTGTCCAGCAAGGTGCTGGAGGGGCTGGTCGCCTATGACCTGGACCTCAAGCCCGTGCCGGCGCTGGCCACCTCCTGGGCCACCGCGCCCGATGGCAAGACCATCACCTTCAACCTGCGCAAGGGGGTGAAATGGCACGATGGCAAGGATTTCACGGCCGCCGACGTGGCTTTCACGCTCAAGGAGGTGTGGCAAAAGCTGCACCCCTTCGGCCGCGCCGCCTTCGCCAACGTGCAAGAGGTGCTGACGCCCGATGCCCACACCGTGGTGCTCAAGCTCAGCGCGCCCGCGCCTTACCTGCTGAACTACGCCAACACCTATGGCGCGCAGATCCTGCCCAAGCACCTCTACGAGGGCAAGGACGTGCTGACCCACCCGGCCAACAACGCGCCCATCGGCACCGGGCCCTTTGTGTTCAAGGAGTGGGTCAAGGGCAGCCACGTGCGGCTGGAGCGCAACCCGCAGTACTGGGGCAAGGACGCCCAGGGCAAGCAGCTGCCGTACCTGGACGGCATCGTGTTCCGCTTCCTCCCCGATCCGGCGGCGCGCGCCGTGGCGCTGCAGGCCGGCGAGCTGGACGTCGCCCTGGGCTCCAGCATTCCGGTGACCAGCCTGGCCAACTTCAAGGACCCCAAGCGCTACACCATCAACCTGGACGACGGCCGCTACCTGTCGACCATCTTCCTCACGCAGTTCAACGTGCGCCGCCCGCAGCTGCAGGACAAGCGCGTGCGCCAGGCCTTTGCCCACGCCATCGACCGCAATGCCCTGCTCAAGGTGGTCTACCTGGGCTACGGCAAGGCGGCCACCGGCCCCATCCCATCGTCCGTGGTGCAGTACTACACGCCGAATACGCCCCAGTACGCGTTCGATTTGAAAAAGGCGGGCGAGCTGCTCGATGCCGCGGGCCTGAAGAAGGACGCCAAGGGCGTGCGGCTGAAGGTCAACCTCGACTACGACACCGGCAGCAACCGCGCGGCCGAGTTCATCAAGCAATCGCTGGCGCGTGTCGGTGTGCAGGTCAACCTGCGCACGGGCGACACCGCGACCTTCCTGCGCCGCATCTTCACCGAGCAGGACTACGACCTCATGGTGTCCAGCCTGCACCGCCTGCCCGACCCCACGCTGGGCGTGCAGCGCCTGTTCTGGACCAAGAACATCGTCAAGGCGCCCTGGACCAATGGCTCGGGCTACAGCAACCCCAAGCTGGACCAGATCATGGAGGCCGCCGCCGTCGAGGCCGACGCCGCCAAGCGCACGCAACTCATCCACGAGTGGCAGCGCATCGCCCAGGAAGACCTGCCGCTGATCGACCTGATCGAGCCGACCTGGGTCACCGTGTCCACCGCGCGGTTCCACACAACCATGCGCCAGGGCGACGGCCTGTTCGCCTCGTACGCCGACGCCTGGCTGCAGCCCAAGACGCCATGA
- a CDS encoding ATP-binding cassette domain-containing protein, with protein MTDLSLATAATREAGPTPLLALEDVRKTYVGRHGRVHALDGVSLQIQPGETFGLVGESGCGKSTLARVVMQLVGVDAGRVLVDGQWVAPQPRRWWPAARRPQPRDEPGPQRLDTQRVQMVFQDPYASLNPRQTIGQALEAPLIVHRRGDAAARRERVRQLLDWVGLREQVLDRYPHEFSGGQRQRVGIARALALSPRLLVLDEAVSALDVSVRAQIINLLLRLQQELKLTYLFISHDLGVVRHVSHTVGVMQQGRLVECGPAQAVWRQPAHPYTLSLLNAARRLPHPQVIRPAQAQRPAPAVFSSDSRPGAHA; from the coding sequence ATGACCGATCTGAGCCTGGCCACGGCCGCAACGCGCGAGGCCGGTCCAACGCCCTTGCTGGCGCTGGAGGACGTGCGCAAGACCTACGTGGGCCGCCACGGCCGCGTGCACGCGCTCGACGGGGTGAGCCTGCAGATCCAGCCCGGCGAAACCTTTGGCCTGGTGGGCGAGAGCGGCTGCGGCAAGTCCACGCTGGCGCGCGTGGTGATGCAGCTGGTGGGCGTGGATGCCGGCCGCGTGCTGGTCGACGGCCAGTGGGTGGCACCCCAGCCACGCCGCTGGTGGCCGGCCGCCCGGCGTCCGCAACCCCGGGACGAGCCCGGCCCGCAGCGGCTGGACACACAGCGGGTGCAGATGGTGTTCCAGGACCCCTATGCCTCGCTGAATCCGCGGCAGACCATCGGGCAGGCGCTGGAGGCGCCCCTCATCGTGCACCGGCGCGGCGACGCCGCGGCACGGCGCGAACGCGTGCGGCAGCTGCTGGACTGGGTCGGCCTGCGCGAGCAGGTGCTGGACCGCTACCCGCACGAGTTTTCGGGGGGCCAGCGCCAGCGCGTGGGCATCGCGCGCGCCCTGGCGCTGTCGCCACGCCTGCTGGTGCTGGACGAAGCCGTGTCGGCGCTCGACGTGTCGGTGCGCGCCCAGATCATCAACCTGCTGCTGCGCCTGCAGCAGGAGCTGAAGCTGACCTACCTGTTCATCTCGCACGACCTGGGCGTGGTGCGCCACGTCTCGCACACCGTGGGCGTGATGCAGCAGGGGCGGCTGGTCGAGTGCGGGCCCGCGCAAGCCGTGTGGCGCCAGCCCGCGCACCCCTACACGCTGAGCCTGCTCAACGCCGCGCGGCGCCTGCCGCATCCCCAGGTCATCCGGCCCGCCCAAGCCCAACGTCCGGCGCCCGCCGTTTTCTCGTCCGATTCCCGCCCAGGAGCGCATGCATGA
- a CDS encoding ABC-F family ATP-binding cassette domain-containing protein, with protein MISLSHITLRRGTKVVLDDVSLTLNPGEKVGLVGRNGAGKSSLFALLAGDLHEDSGDFQIPSGWQMAQVAQHMPETDESATQFVLDGDTRLTRLNAALRAAEAQGDGMAIAQAHSDLLDAGAADASARAQALILGLGFQVAELDHPVNSFSGGWRMRLQLARALMAPSDLLLLDEPTNHLDLDALVWLEGWLGRYPGTLIVISHDREFLDAVTRVTVHIEQGRLTRYGGNYSKFEELRAQQLLLQQAAFDRQQEKMAHLQKFIDRFKAKATKAKQAQSRVKQLERMEKIAPVLAEADFTFTFREPANLPNPMLAITDAAVGYPPASADGAPTTILRGINRSVLAGQRIGILGANGQGKSTLVKTIAHELAPLAGQFTEGKGLTVGYFAQQELDVLRPDDHALAHMTRLARDLAAQGAPAANESREQDLRNYLGSFNFTGDQVMQSVGSFSGGEKARLVLAMIVWQRPNLLLLDEPTNHLDLATREALAMALNDFDGTVLLVSHDRMLLRAVCEDFWLVAQGGVKPYDGDMDDYQRYLLEEAKRQREAAKLAGSASPAAAPAVSAQAPAIDDGLSGGERRKLAAQRRQELAAQLRPHKKALAAAEARMAALQSEQATLEQSLLDNPSPDAMAEAGRRLKAIGDELVAAEEAWLDASTQIEALEAEV; from the coding sequence ATGATTTCCCTCTCTCACATCACGCTGCGCCGCGGCACCAAAGTCGTGCTGGACGACGTGTCGCTCACCCTGAACCCCGGCGAGAAAGTCGGCCTGGTCGGGCGCAACGGCGCCGGCAAGTCCAGCCTGTTTGCCCTGCTGGCGGGCGACCTGCACGAAGACTCGGGCGATTTCCAGATCCCCAGCGGCTGGCAGATGGCGCAGGTGGCGCAGCACATGCCCGAAACCGACGAATCGGCCACGCAGTTCGTGCTGGACGGCGACACGCGGCTGACGCGGCTGAACGCCGCCCTGCGCGCCGCCGAGGCCCAGGGCGATGGCATGGCGATCGCCCAGGCCCACAGCGACCTGCTCGATGCCGGCGCGGCCGACGCGAGCGCGCGCGCCCAGGCCTTGATCTTGGGCCTGGGCTTTCAGGTGGCCGAGCTGGACCACCCCGTGAACAGCTTCTCGGGCGGCTGGCGCATGCGCCTGCAGCTGGCCCGCGCGCTCATGGCGCCCAGCGACCTGCTGCTGCTCGACGAACCCACCAACCACCTGGACCTGGACGCGCTGGTGTGGCTGGAAGGCTGGCTGGGCCGCTACCCCGGCACGCTGATCGTCATCAGCCACGACCGCGAGTTCCTGGACGCCGTCACGCGCGTCACCGTGCACATCGAGCAAGGCCGCCTCACCCGCTACGGCGGCAACTACAGCAAGTTCGAGGAGCTGCGTGCGCAGCAGCTGTTGCTGCAGCAGGCGGCGTTCGATCGCCAGCAGGAGAAGATGGCGCACCTGCAGAAGTTCATCGACCGCTTCAAGGCCAAGGCAACCAAGGCCAAGCAGGCGCAAAGCCGCGTCAAGCAGCTCGAGCGCATGGAAAAGATCGCCCCCGTGCTGGCCGAGGCCGACTTCACCTTCACCTTCCGCGAGCCGGCCAACCTGCCCAACCCCATGCTGGCCATCACCGATGCCGCCGTCGGCTACCCGCCGGCGTCAGCTGACGGCGCTCCCACCACCATCCTGCGCGGCATCAACCGCTCGGTGCTGGCCGGTCAGCGCATCGGCATCCTGGGGGCCAACGGCCAGGGCAAGTCCACGCTGGTGAAGACCATCGCGCACGAGTTGGCGCCGCTGGCGGGCCAGTTCACCGAGGGCAAGGGCTTGACGGTGGGCTACTTCGCTCAACAAGAGCTGGACGTGCTGCGCCCCGACGACCACGCCTTGGCCCACATGACGCGGCTGGCCCGCGACCTGGCCGCCCAGGGCGCGCCCGCGGCCAACGAATCGCGCGAGCAGGACCTGCGCAACTACCTGGGCAGCTTCAACTTCACGGGCGACCAGGTGATGCAGTCCGTGGGCAGCTTCAGCGGCGGCGAAAAGGCCCGCCTGGTGCTGGCCATGATCGTGTGGCAGCGCCCCAACCTGCTGCTGCTGGACGAACCCACCAACCACCTGGACCTGGCGACGCGCGAAGCCCTGGCCATGGCCTTGAACGATTTCGACGGCACGGTGCTGCTGGTCAGCCACGACCGCATGCTGCTGCGCGCCGTCTGCGAAGACTTCTGGCTGGTGGCCCAGGGCGGCGTCAAGCCCTACGACGGCGACATGGACGACTACCAGCGCTACCTGCTCGAGGAGGCCAAGCGTCAGCGCGAAGCCGCCAAGCTCGCCGGCAGCGCCAGTCCCGCGGCGGCGCCGGCTGTCAGCGCGCAGGCGCCTGCCATCGACGACGGCCTGTCGGGCGGCGAACGCCGCAAGCTCGCGGCCCAGCGCCGCCAGGAACTGGCCGCCCAGCTGCGCCCGCACAAAAAGGCGCTGGCCGCGGCCGAGGCGCGCATGGCCGCGCTGCAGTCGGAACAGGCGACGCTGGAGCAATCGCTGCTGGACAACCCCAGCCCCGACGCCATGGCCGAGGCCGGCAGGCGCCTGAAGGCGATTGGCGACGAGCTGGTCGCCGCCGAAGAAGCCTGGCTGGACGCCAGCACCCAGATCGAGGCGCTCGAGGCCGAAGTGTGA